The following proteins are encoded in a genomic region of Musa acuminata AAA Group cultivar baxijiao chromosome BXJ2-11, Cavendish_Baxijiao_AAA, whole genome shotgun sequence:
- the LOC135627102 gene encoding patatin-like protein 3: MSAAAAAWVEPSLDMDKLSYEIFSILESKFLFGYDDPKLLLPSMPATPAAPRVRSATSGAVRVLSIDAAGVDFAGAALARLEASLRKQVGDPDACVADFFDLAAGSGAGGVLAALLFTRGHDGRPLFSVAEALRLLAKHGRRLASSAAQRKGILAGLLCRSGGLLRRVFGDATMRDALKPVLIPCYDLATGAPFVFSRADAVEADGYDFRMEEVCAATCADPAAGAAAVEMRSVDGRTRIRAVGGGLAMWNPTAAAITHVLNNRREFPTAAGVKDLLVVSLGGAEAPASLGKAPSLLSVADIAMITGRAQADVVDQAVGMAFGERRASNYVRIQGCGATERGVESVLFQGRKLSEKTNGEKLDLVAAELIKEHERRKRSAVPTVVLKPSTTPGRSSSSC, from the exons AtgtcggcggcggcggctgctTGGGTGGAACCGAGCCTGGACATGGACAAACTGAGCTACGAGATCTTCTCGATACTGGAGAGCAAGTTCCTTTTCGGCTACGACGACCCCAAGCTCCTTCTCCCCTCCATGCCCGCTACACCCGCCGCGCCCCGCGTTCGCTCCGCAACCTCCGGCGCGGTACGTGTCCTCTCCATCGATGCCGCTGGCGTGGACTTCGCCGGCGCCGCTCTTGCCCGACTCGAGGCATCCCTCCGCAAGCAGGTCGGCGACCCCGACGCTTGCGTGGCCGACTTCTTCGACCTCGCAGCCGGGTCAGGCGCCGGGGGAGTCCTCGCCGCCCTCCTCTTCACACGGGGCCACGACGGCCGGCCCCTGTTCTCTGTCGCTGAAGCTCTCCGCCTGCTCGCCAAGCACGGCCGCCGCCTCGCCTCTTCAGCCGCCCAGCGGAAGGGAATCCTGGCGGGTCTCCTCTGCCGTTCGGGGGGGCTGCTCCGACGGGTGTTCGGGGACGCGACCATGCGAGACGCCCTGAAGCCGGTTCTCATCCCGTGCTACGACCTGGCGACGGGGGCGCCCTTCGTGTTCTCGCGGGCGGACGCCGTGGAGGCAGACGGCTACGACTTTCGGATGGAGGAGGTGTGCGCCGCCACATGCGCGGACCCGGCGGCGGGGGCGGCAGCGGTGGAGATGCGCTCCGTGGACGGCCGTACGCGGATCCGGGCGGTCGGGGGCGGGTTGGCGATGTGGAACCCCACGGCGGCAGCCATCACCCACGTGCTCAACAATCGTCGCGAGTTTCCCACCGCCGCGGGGGTGAAGGACCTCCTCGTCGTCTCGCTCGGGGGCGCGGAGGCCCCGGCGTCACTCGGGAAGGCTCCATCGCTGCTTTCCGTGGCGGATATTGCGATGATCACCGGCAGAGCCCAGGCCGACGTG GTGGATCAAGCGGTGGGGATGGCGTTTGGGGAGCGCCGGGCGAGCAACTACGTTAGGATCCAG GGATGCGGGGCGACGGAGAGGGGGGTGGAGTCGGTGCTGTTTCAGGGGAGGAAGCTGTCGGAAAAGACCAACGGGGAGAAGCTGGACCTGGTAGCGGCGGAGCTGATCAAGGAGCACGAGCGGCGGAAGCGGAGCGCCGTCCCCACCGTCGTGTTGAAGCCCTCGACGACGCCCGGCcggtcctcctcctcctgctga
- the LOC135627000 gene encoding auxin response factor 6-like isoform X1: MRLSSGGLCNQQNEEAEEQVCLNSELWHACAGPLVSLPSVGSRVVYFPQGHSEQVAASTNKEFDSLPSYPSLPPQLVCQLHNVTMHADVETDEVYGQMTLQPLSPQEQKDPYLITEMGTPCKQPTNYFCKTLTASDTSTHGGFSVPRRAAEKVFPPLDFSQQPPAQELIAKDLHGNEWKFRHIFRGQPKRHLLTTGWSVFVSAKRLVAGDSVLFIWNDNNQLLLGIRRANRPQTVMPSSVLSSDSMHIGLLAAAAHAAATNSRFTIFYNPRASPSEFVIPLAKYVKAVHHTRVSVGMRFRMLFETEESSVRRYMGTITGISDLDPVRWPNSHWRSVKVGWDESTAGQRQPRVSLWEIEPLTTFPMYPSPFPFRLKRPWPTGLPSLYGGKDDISLNSPLLWLQNGGNTGLQSLNFQGIGVTPWMQPNFDTPILGLQPGMYQAMAAAGLQETRTTETTKLISPSVLPFQQTQNISTRTSPMLPSQVLEHGQSQPPQTFLQDIQINQVQSQSQAEFLQHQLQQEYSFGEQLHQQEISQQQLPQQKQTLHHQQIQQQKFLSTQQVCTGMSALPELISESQSPSTALQNILSFSQSQNFSNSNGNFVRTSNASSLHDILHQLSPEDASNLHSWSRGNQVFTSSPWPSKRVAIESMLPSGDQCVMPRVEQSGVSQPNIAQRSVTLPPFPGRECMVDQDGNVDGQNHLLFGVNIDSSPLLVQNGTANLSNIRNETDSMNIHYAASNFVASSGNDFSLNQTLTGSNSLEEPGFLHSPENVDSLNPKSRTSVKVYKSGSFGRSLDITKFSSYHELRSELGHLFGLEGQLEDPLRSGWQLVFVDRENDILLVGDDPWQEFVNSVWCIKILSPQEVQQMGKQSVEFVNSTCIKRLPNNSCDDYINRQDSRTVSTGIASVGTLEY, from the exons ATGAGGCTCTCGTCAGGAGGTCTGTGCAATCAGCAGAACGAAG AAGCAGAAGAACAGGTATGTCTGAATTCGGAATTATGGCATGCTTGTGCTGGACCACTAGTTTCATTACCTTCTGTTGGAAGTCGGGTGGTATATTTCCCACAGGGCCACAGCGAGCAG GTTGCTGCATCAACCAACAAGGAATTTGATTCACTCCCCAGCTACCCAAGCTTACCTCCTCAGTTGGTTTGTCAGCTGCATAATGTTACTATGCAT GCAGATGTAGAAACAGATGAAGTTTATGGCCAGATGACGTTGCAACCATTAAGCCCT CAAGAGCAAAAGGATCCTTATCTAATAACTGAAATGGGTACACCGTGTAAACAACCTACCAATTATTTCTGTAAGACATTAACTGCGAGCGACACCAGTACACATGGTGGATTCTCTGTTCCCCGCCGAGCAGCAGAAAAAGTGTTCCCTCCATTG GATTTTTCACAGCAGCCTCCTGCACAAGAATTGATTGCAAAAGATCTCCATGGTAACGAGTGGAAGTTCCGCCACATCTTCCGAG GTCAGCCGAAGAGGCATCTTCTTACAACAGGATGGAGTGTGTTTGTGAGTGCAAAAAGACTCGTTGCAGGGGATTCTGTACTTTTTATATG GAATGATAACAATCAGTTACTTCTGGGAATTCGGCGTGCTAATAGACCACAAACAGTTATGCCTTCATCTGTACTGTCTAGTGATAGCATGCACATAGGGCTTCTTGCTGCAGCTGCTCATGCTGCCGCTACAAACAGCCGGTTTACTATATTTTACAACCCAAG GGCAAGCCCTTCTGAATTTGTTATCCCACTAGCTAAATATGTTAAGGCTGTTCATCACACACGTGTTTCTGTGGGTATGCGTTTCCGGATGCTTTTTGAAACAGAAGAGTCAAGCGTTCGACG ATACATGGGCACAATTACAGGGATCAGTGATCTTGACCCTGTCCGTTGGCCAAATTCACACTGGCGCTCTGTGAAG GTTGGCTGGGATGAGTCAACAGCTGGACAAAGGCAGCCCAGGGTATCACTCTGGGAAATTGAGCCTTTGACAACCTTTCCAATGTATCCATCTCCTTTTCCTTTCAGGCTTAAGCGTCCATGGCCTACTGGATTGCCCTCACTCTACG GTGGAAAGGATGATATCAGTCTGAATTCACCTCTATTGTGGCTTCAAAATGGTGGAAATACAGGACTTCAGTCACTGAATTTTCAGGGTATAGGTGTTACACCTTGGATGCAGCCAAATTTTGATACTCCGATACTTGGTCTGCAGCCTGGCATGTACCAGGCAATGGCTGCAGCAGGACTTCAGGAAACGAGGACCACGGAGACTACAAAACTAATATCACCTTCAGTTCTGCCTTTCCAGCAAACTCAGAACATATCCACCAGAACATCTCCTATGCTACCAAGTCAGGTCCTAGAGCATGGTCAATCTCAACCTCCTCAAACCTTTCTTCAGGATATTCAAATAAACCAGGTGCAAAGCCAGTCTCAAGCTGAATTTCTTCAGCATCAGTTGCAGCAGGAATATTCATTTGGTGAGCAGCTGCACCAGCAAGAAATTTCGCAGCAGCAACTGCCGCAGCAGAAGCAAACACTGCATCATCAACAAATACAACAGCAGAAGTTTTTGTCTACTCAACAAGTTTGCACTGGAATGTCAGCCTTGCCTGAACTTATCTCTGAATCACAATCTCCTTCAACTGCATTGCAAAATATTTTGTCGTTTTCCCAGTCACAGAACTTTTCCAACTCCAATGGTAACTTTGTCCGAACATCGAATGCCTCCTCACTGCATGATATTTTGCATCAATTGTCTCCAGAGGATGCATCAAATCTACATAGTTGGTCAAGAGGCAACCAAGTATTTACCTCAAGTCCCTGGCCCTCAAAGCGGGTGGCAATTGAGTCAATGCTCCCTTCTGGTGATCAATGTGTGATGCCACGAGTGGAACAATCAGGTGTATCACAACCTAACATTGCTCAGCGTTCTGTTACATTACCACCATTTCCTGGAAGAGAGTGCATGGTGGATCAAGATGGTAACGTGGATGGCCAGAATCATCTCTTGTTTGGTGTTAACATTGACTCCTCACCACTTTTAGTGCAGAATGGCACGGCAAACCTAAGCAATATCAGAAATGAGACTGATTCAATGAACATTCACTATGCTGCTAGCAATTTTGTGGCTTCCTCGGGAAATGATTTTTCATTGAATCAAACATTGACTGGTTCCAATAGTTTAGAGGAACCTGGATTTCTGCATTCCCCTGAAAATGTGGAttcattaaacccaaaaagcagaACCTCTGTTAAG GTTTATAAATCAGGGTCTTTCGGAAGGTCACTGGACATTACCAAGTTTAGCAGCTACCATGAGCTGCGTAGTGAGCTTGGTCATTTGTTTGGCCTAGAAGGTCAGTTAGAAGACCCTTTGAGATCAGGCTGGCAGCTTGTATTTGTCGACAGGGAGAATGACATTCTTCTGGTCGGCGATGATCCCTGGCA GGAGTTTGTGAACAGTGTGTGGTGCATCAAAATACTTTCGCCACAGGAAGTGCAGCAAATGGGCAAGCAGAGTGTTGAATTCGTTAACTCAACTTGCATCAAACGGCTCCCAAATAATAGTTGTGACGACTACATCAACCGGCAGGATTCGAGAACTGTGAGCACCGGGATCGCGTCTGTGGGGACACTGGAGTACTGA
- the LOC135627000 gene encoding auxin response factor 6-like isoform X2, producing the protein MRLSSGGLCNQQNEEEQVCLNSELWHACAGPLVSLPSVGSRVVYFPQGHSEQVAASTNKEFDSLPSYPSLPPQLVCQLHNVTMHADVETDEVYGQMTLQPLSPQEQKDPYLITEMGTPCKQPTNYFCKTLTASDTSTHGGFSVPRRAAEKVFPPLDFSQQPPAQELIAKDLHGNEWKFRHIFRGQPKRHLLTTGWSVFVSAKRLVAGDSVLFIWNDNNQLLLGIRRANRPQTVMPSSVLSSDSMHIGLLAAAAHAAATNSRFTIFYNPRASPSEFVIPLAKYVKAVHHTRVSVGMRFRMLFETEESSVRRYMGTITGISDLDPVRWPNSHWRSVKVGWDESTAGQRQPRVSLWEIEPLTTFPMYPSPFPFRLKRPWPTGLPSLYGGKDDISLNSPLLWLQNGGNTGLQSLNFQGIGVTPWMQPNFDTPILGLQPGMYQAMAAAGLQETRTTETTKLISPSVLPFQQTQNISTRTSPMLPSQVLEHGQSQPPQTFLQDIQINQVQSQSQAEFLQHQLQQEYSFGEQLHQQEISQQQLPQQKQTLHHQQIQQQKFLSTQQVCTGMSALPELISESQSPSTALQNILSFSQSQNFSNSNGNFVRTSNASSLHDILHQLSPEDASNLHSWSRGNQVFTSSPWPSKRVAIESMLPSGDQCVMPRVEQSGVSQPNIAQRSVTLPPFPGRECMVDQDGNVDGQNHLLFGVNIDSSPLLVQNGTANLSNIRNETDSMNIHYAASNFVASSGNDFSLNQTLTGSNSLEEPGFLHSPENVDSLNPKSRTSVKVYKSGSFGRSLDITKFSSYHELRSELGHLFGLEGQLEDPLRSGWQLVFVDRENDILLVGDDPWQEFVNSVWCIKILSPQEVQQMGKQSVEFVNSTCIKRLPNNSCDDYINRQDSRTVSTGIASVGTLEY; encoded by the exons ATGAGGCTCTCGTCAGGAGGTCTGTGCAATCAGCAGAACGAAG AAGAACAGGTATGTCTGAATTCGGAATTATGGCATGCTTGTGCTGGACCACTAGTTTCATTACCTTCTGTTGGAAGTCGGGTGGTATATTTCCCACAGGGCCACAGCGAGCAG GTTGCTGCATCAACCAACAAGGAATTTGATTCACTCCCCAGCTACCCAAGCTTACCTCCTCAGTTGGTTTGTCAGCTGCATAATGTTACTATGCAT GCAGATGTAGAAACAGATGAAGTTTATGGCCAGATGACGTTGCAACCATTAAGCCCT CAAGAGCAAAAGGATCCTTATCTAATAACTGAAATGGGTACACCGTGTAAACAACCTACCAATTATTTCTGTAAGACATTAACTGCGAGCGACACCAGTACACATGGTGGATTCTCTGTTCCCCGCCGAGCAGCAGAAAAAGTGTTCCCTCCATTG GATTTTTCACAGCAGCCTCCTGCACAAGAATTGATTGCAAAAGATCTCCATGGTAACGAGTGGAAGTTCCGCCACATCTTCCGAG GTCAGCCGAAGAGGCATCTTCTTACAACAGGATGGAGTGTGTTTGTGAGTGCAAAAAGACTCGTTGCAGGGGATTCTGTACTTTTTATATG GAATGATAACAATCAGTTACTTCTGGGAATTCGGCGTGCTAATAGACCACAAACAGTTATGCCTTCATCTGTACTGTCTAGTGATAGCATGCACATAGGGCTTCTTGCTGCAGCTGCTCATGCTGCCGCTACAAACAGCCGGTTTACTATATTTTACAACCCAAG GGCAAGCCCTTCTGAATTTGTTATCCCACTAGCTAAATATGTTAAGGCTGTTCATCACACACGTGTTTCTGTGGGTATGCGTTTCCGGATGCTTTTTGAAACAGAAGAGTCAAGCGTTCGACG ATACATGGGCACAATTACAGGGATCAGTGATCTTGACCCTGTCCGTTGGCCAAATTCACACTGGCGCTCTGTGAAG GTTGGCTGGGATGAGTCAACAGCTGGACAAAGGCAGCCCAGGGTATCACTCTGGGAAATTGAGCCTTTGACAACCTTTCCAATGTATCCATCTCCTTTTCCTTTCAGGCTTAAGCGTCCATGGCCTACTGGATTGCCCTCACTCTACG GTGGAAAGGATGATATCAGTCTGAATTCACCTCTATTGTGGCTTCAAAATGGTGGAAATACAGGACTTCAGTCACTGAATTTTCAGGGTATAGGTGTTACACCTTGGATGCAGCCAAATTTTGATACTCCGATACTTGGTCTGCAGCCTGGCATGTACCAGGCAATGGCTGCAGCAGGACTTCAGGAAACGAGGACCACGGAGACTACAAAACTAATATCACCTTCAGTTCTGCCTTTCCAGCAAACTCAGAACATATCCACCAGAACATCTCCTATGCTACCAAGTCAGGTCCTAGAGCATGGTCAATCTCAACCTCCTCAAACCTTTCTTCAGGATATTCAAATAAACCAGGTGCAAAGCCAGTCTCAAGCTGAATTTCTTCAGCATCAGTTGCAGCAGGAATATTCATTTGGTGAGCAGCTGCACCAGCAAGAAATTTCGCAGCAGCAACTGCCGCAGCAGAAGCAAACACTGCATCATCAACAAATACAACAGCAGAAGTTTTTGTCTACTCAACAAGTTTGCACTGGAATGTCAGCCTTGCCTGAACTTATCTCTGAATCACAATCTCCTTCAACTGCATTGCAAAATATTTTGTCGTTTTCCCAGTCACAGAACTTTTCCAACTCCAATGGTAACTTTGTCCGAACATCGAATGCCTCCTCACTGCATGATATTTTGCATCAATTGTCTCCAGAGGATGCATCAAATCTACATAGTTGGTCAAGAGGCAACCAAGTATTTACCTCAAGTCCCTGGCCCTCAAAGCGGGTGGCAATTGAGTCAATGCTCCCTTCTGGTGATCAATGTGTGATGCCACGAGTGGAACAATCAGGTGTATCACAACCTAACATTGCTCAGCGTTCTGTTACATTACCACCATTTCCTGGAAGAGAGTGCATGGTGGATCAAGATGGTAACGTGGATGGCCAGAATCATCTCTTGTTTGGTGTTAACATTGACTCCTCACCACTTTTAGTGCAGAATGGCACGGCAAACCTAAGCAATATCAGAAATGAGACTGATTCAATGAACATTCACTATGCTGCTAGCAATTTTGTGGCTTCCTCGGGAAATGATTTTTCATTGAATCAAACATTGACTGGTTCCAATAGTTTAGAGGAACCTGGATTTCTGCATTCCCCTGAAAATGTGGAttcattaaacccaaaaagcagaACCTCTGTTAAG GTTTATAAATCAGGGTCTTTCGGAAGGTCACTGGACATTACCAAGTTTAGCAGCTACCATGAGCTGCGTAGTGAGCTTGGTCATTTGTTTGGCCTAGAAGGTCAGTTAGAAGACCCTTTGAGATCAGGCTGGCAGCTTGTATTTGTCGACAGGGAGAATGACATTCTTCTGGTCGGCGATGATCCCTGGCA GGAGTTTGTGAACAGTGTGTGGTGCATCAAAATACTTTCGCCACAGGAAGTGCAGCAAATGGGCAAGCAGAGTGTTGAATTCGTTAACTCAACTTGCATCAAACGGCTCCCAAATAATAGTTGTGACGACTACATCAACCGGCAGGATTCGAGAACTGTGAGCACCGGGATCGCGTCTGTGGGGACACTGGAGTACTGA
- the LOC135626999 gene encoding OVARIAN TUMOR DOMAIN-containing deubiquitinating enzyme 5-like gives METPEEAQGSASKEEPQETLEEMLSRHRKEIIKIDDKEMSLKKAAAKGSKAEQKAKKKQVEDEMCQLRSQLKAKHKQELASLGSKAIGSTEKDNLDVFVKAIAGVNITGHSQSAKPSKGARRRERRAQEEAAREHRIQEEQSNIISDRVIENERLERKLDPLGLRINEIKPDGHCLYRAVEDQLSLSSNNTSPYSFQELRKMAANYMRHHASDFLPFFLSESNIEVDADNSPLEIFEKYCKEVESTAVWGGQLELGALTHCLKKHIVIYSGSFPDVEMGKEYKSETSSNLSNPTILLSYHRHAYGLGEHYNSVVPNAMR, from the coding sequence GAAAGAGATCATCAAGATCGATGACAAAGAGATGAGCCTTAAAAAAGCTGCAGCAAAAGGAAGCAAAGCTGAACAGAAAGCTAAGAAGAAGCAGGTAGAAGATGAGATGTGTCAACTTCGATCCCAACTAAAAGCTAAACACaaacaagaacttgcatcgttggGCTCTAAAGCAATTGGAAGCACAGAAAAAGATAATCTAGACGTTTTCGTGAAGGCCATTGCTGGCGTTAACATCACAGGTCATAGTCAATCAGCAAAGCCCAGCAAAGGAGCTAGGAGGAGAGAAAGAAGAGCTCAGGAAGAAGCAGCAAGGGAGCACAGGATACAGGAAGAGCAGAGTAACATCATTAGTGATCGTGTGATTGAAAATGAGAGGCTGGAGAGGAAGTTGGATCCCCTTGGACTAAGAATTAATGAAATAAAGCCAGATGGTCATTGTCTTTATCGAGCTGTTGAGGACCAGCTCTCACTTTCTTCCAACAATACATCACCTTACAGTTTTCAGGAGCTCAGGAAAATGGCTGCCAATTACATGAGACACCATGCATCCGATTTTCTTCCGTTTTTCTTATCAGAGAGTAACATCGAAGTCGATGCAGATAACTCTCCCTTGGAAATATTTGAGAAGTACTGCAAGGAGGTTGAATCCACAGCAGTTTGGGGTGGACAACTTGAGCTAGGTGCTCTTACACATTGCCTCAAGAAACATATTGTTATATATTCAGGTTCATTCCCTGATGTGGAGATGGGGAAAGAATACAAGTCTGAAACAAGTAGCAATTTGAGCAATCCAACCATCCTGTTATCATATCATCGGCATGCTTATGGCCTTGGCGAGCACTACAATTCAGTGGTTCCTAATGCCATGAGGTAA
- the LOC135627090 gene encoding sugar transport protein MST3-like — MLDNVAVGEIVITSGGKEHQGKMTLFVFLTCIVASSGGLIFGYDIGISGGVTSMDSFLSRFFPSVYKKQMADSSTNQYCKFDSQLLTLFTSSLYVAALLSSFLASTVTRMFGRKWSMFAGGITFLLGSAINCAAMNVLMLILGRVLLGIGIGFANQAVPLYLSEMAPADLRGTLNIGFQFMITIGIFAANLINYGTASIKGGWGWRVSLGLAAVPALFITIGSLVLPDSPNSLIERGHDEEAKAMLRKIRGTEDVRDEYDDLVAASDEAKSVDHPWSNILQRKYRPQLTIAILIPFFQQLTGINVIMFYAPVLFKTIGFGSEASLASAVISGIVNVFATFVSIATVDKLGRRALFLQGGTQMLLSQLVVGTLIAFKFGISGVATDVTKNYASIIVLFICFYVAAFAWSWGPLGWLVPSEIFPLEIHSAGQSITVSVNMFFTFLIAQVFLTALCHLKFGLFYFFAGWVAIMTAFIAFFLPETKSVPIEEITLVWKKHWFWSKFISDEDVHVGNSESVDDRIEDA; from the exons ATGTTGGATAACGTGGCGGTCGGAGAGATCGTGATCACGAGCGGTGGCAAGGAGCACCAGGGGAAGATGACGCTTTTCGTCTTCCTGACTTGCATCGTCGCCTCCTCCGGCGGCCTTATTTTTGGCTATGACATTGGAATTTCTG GTGGAGTGACGTCGATGGATTCCTTCCTCTCGCGTTTCTTTCCGTCGGTTTACAAGAAGCAGATGGCAGACTCGAGCACCAACCAATACTGCAAGTTCGACAGCCAGTTGCTGACTCTCTTCACGTCCTCTCTGTATGTGGCCGCCCTCCTTTCATCCTTCCTTGCGTCGACGGTGACGAGGATGTTCGGGAGGAAGTGGTCCATGTTCGCCGGAGGGATAACCTTTCTGCTGGGCTCCGCCATCAACTGCGCCGCCATGAACGTCCTGATGCTCATCCTCGGCCGTGTCCTCCTCGGCATCGGCATTGGCTTCGCGAATCAG GCTGTGCCGCTCTACCTCTCCGAGATGGCACCTGCTGATCTCCGGGGCACTCTTAACATCGGCTTCCAGTTCATGATCACCATCGGAATCTTCGCCGCCAACCTCATCAACTACGGGACAGCCTCGATCAAAGGCGGCTGGGGATGGCGCGTCAGCCTCGGGCTCGCCGCGGTTCCGGCCCTCTTCATCACCATCGGCTCGCTGGTGCTGCCCGACTCTCCCAACTCGCTCATCGAGCGCGGCCACGACGAAGAGGCCAAGGCCATGCTCCGCAAAATCCGTGGCACCGAAGACGTCCGAGACGAGTACGACGACCTCGTGGCGGCCAGCGATGAGGCCAAGAGCGTCGACCACCCTTGGTCCAACATATTGCAGAGGAAGTACAGGCCGCAGCTCACCATAGCCATTCTGATCCCCTTCTTCCAGCAGCTCACCGGCATTAATGTCATCATGTTCTATGCTCCCGTGCTCTTCAAAACCATCGGCTTCGGCAGCGAGGCCTCCCTCGCGTCGGCAGTGATCAGCGGCATCGTGAACGTCTTCGCCACCTTCGTCTCGATCGCCACCGTGGACAAGCTTGGACGCAGAGCGCTCTTCTTGCAAGGAGGCACACAAATGCTCTTATCTCAG TTGGTGGTGGGAACTCTAATTGCGTTCAAGTTTGGGATCAGCGGTGTGGCCACCGATGTAACAAAGAACTACGCCAGCATCATAGTGCTCTTCATCTGCTTCTACGTTGCAGCCTTTGCATGGTCATGGGGGCCTCTGGGGTGGTTGGTACCAAGTGAGATCTTCCCCCTCGAGATCCACTCGGCTGGGCAAAGCATCACCGTCTCCGTCAACATGTTCTTCACGTTCTTGATCGCCCAGGTGTTTCTGACCGCTCTGTGTCACCTCAAGTTTGGCCTCTTCTACTTCTTCGCCGGGTGGGTGGCGATCATGACTGCCTTCATCGCCTTCTTTTTGCCCGAGACCAAGAGCGTACCCATCGAAGAGATAACTCTGGTCTGGAAGAAGCATTGGTTCTGGAGCAAGTTCATCTCCGACGAGGACGTTCATGTCGGGAACTCCGAATCGGTCGACGACAGAATTGAAGATGCGTGA